The genomic stretch TATTTGTAGTGGGTTGGGCCAGACTAGGGAGTAGTGACAGGCAGTTATAACGCTAGTCACTAACATATTTGCCATTTTATCTAGCCTCCAAAAAAACTGCTAGTGACAGTCTATTTTTATGAGCATGTCACTACTGTTGtgtactagtgacaggcataTGTGAGTCTGTCACTAGTGTTTGTACTAGTGATAGACATAATTTTGCCAGTCACTAAATGTCTGGTGGCTATAAGCATTTCTGCAGTAGTGTTCCCCTCATTCATCCCATTgagttctctctccctctcctctccctccttgTGTTCCCGAAGTTTGGAACGTGCGTAGGTTGGGGTATTGTCCACCACCCGCACATTGTCATGCTGCTGGAACACCGGTCTGAATCTTCTACTTCCGCTGCTTCGCTGGACCGGAGCACGGGGGACGTCTATACACCATACTTGTGTAGAATAGCGGAGGCGCGACACTTCGAGCGGTTCATCGTTGGACTTCTTCACGACTTTGAGGTCGGCGTCGACGTACAACTTCACTGTTGATGTTAAGCTTTTCAGTCTTCAAGGGTATGAACACCGAATCGCTCCGCTACTTTGCATCTCCATAGAATAGATCTTGGCTTTGTAATTCTgtcgtaggaattttttgttttctacttCGGAACCCAACATGTTGAGGTATGGCTGGAAGAGGCAGCGAATTCTGTCACTCGTAATCGATCTTAATCCATTCTGTTTGAGAGAATTTGGTTCTTCCGTAATCCATCGTAATCCATTTTGTTTCGCATGGACCAATAGCGCTCAACATGAGGGTAATATCAACTGAAGTATTAAGGGAAGCAACAACTAGTGATGATGATTGTACTTTATATGTTTCACTTTACCGGGCCGGAAAAGTGACACCGTCACGTCTCAGGGTCGTATGCCTGGAACAAGAAGGGTCGTCGTACAATTTCGGCGATTACAAAAAAGAAGGAGGCGAGCTCAAGAGGGTAATTTATCCAACTTCCCGTGCGAAAGCATGTCCCGATTTAGGAGTGATTCGAGTTGTTCCTTGAGAGCAGGCTTATGCCATTCCAGGTAAACATAACAATATGAGAGAGAACTCCGTTCGGCTTATAAGTACTCAAATCAACTTGACACCATGGTTATGGCGAGGAAGGATAAAGTTTTATGCTTGGGCTCAGTGGGAAACCATACAATTATCAACTCTGCCCTCCGTTCCCCCTCTTTACCCCTATTCGAGCCCAATGCTCGATCGAACTATTCGAGTCAAATTCCACAGATTGGGAGTTTCCTTCAGTAAACACCGCTTGTGATTGATTCTTTCTTGACTCCTTCAATATGAATATGATGTAGTCAATGGCGCGAACCAAACGCATCTTGCTCAAACCGCGAGGTTCTCCAAGATATCGAATCAGTATCAAGTTGGGCATTCCTAGACTTGAACCCAAACAAGGAAAgcagaaaaacaaatcctagaAAAAGTGAAAAGGGAATTTCCACTATATTAAAACGCTCTAAAACCAAAAGAATCCCTTTTAGATACCATCAGTCGAAGACTACTACCAAATCTTTCTGAAATGAGAGAAGAAGAGAAGGCGCGCTACAACTAACCGATGAAAACTGCAAAATTAGTGCTAAGAAGCAACCCTAGTTTAAGTACTAGCGTCCCACCCCAAAGTAACTATCTCCCGCATACCTTCCTTGTCAATATCATATAGAAGAGGACTCAAATGAACATTTGACTGGTGAAATGCATGACTATCCTGTAATAAATGAAACAAATATAGATTAATAAAATCAAACCAATTCAGAAAAAATCTTTTTATATAGCATGTGGATGATATAAAGAAAATGGAAACATTTTCAGGACCTAACAAGATCTTAGCATATCTGAAGCAATAAATTAAAAAATCTACTAAAGATGCTATACTGGCAGCTATTTATTGCATACCTAGAGCAATAAAAGGAAATCGATTAGTATTTCCATATAATTGTGCTCAAGATATGCTTTAGTATGCTCATTTATTTCTCTCCTTTTATGTATGCCAACTTCATAAAAACCACTTAGGCACGCTGACGTGCAGTGAACAACGATAGAAGGACAATTGTGGCCAACTAAATCGCCAAGGTGTACGCTGACGTGGACAACTAACATGGGGTATTCATCTGGGTCAACAACGTATGGGGTATTGAAAATTATTAGGCAATTTTGACGCTGTTGTTAGCTAATGAAATATCATGTTATTTCTATCGGAGGATCCCAGCAATATGAAAAATTAGACTTAGACAAGTCACGTAGTGAGGAAATTAGGTTAAACACTCATTGTTGATTAGGGATGGAGCCAGGAATGAAGTATAATGAGAGCAATCTTAGTATAAGGGGGACATGACTTGCTAAAATCATACAAATAAGAAGCTCTCATAGCTAATGCTCAAAGGGAAATCATGCCCCTGCTCGCCCCTTGTCTCTGTCCATGTTGCTGGCATGACGTCTAGTACTACTTACAAAAGCCAATTCTAATGATAAAACCGACCACACAAAAATGCACTCCGACATGTTCCACTTTGGTATACGAGGGTTTATAATAACGTCGAATACTATTGAGAAAGAAACCAACCAATTTTACCATTCTCGCACCAGGACATGCAACAGTTACACTTACACATAGATATGCAAATCTAAAGTTGCATAGTCAACAATCTCACTCCCCCCCACCACCGAAACACGACGGCCTTATCACGTGCCCCACCTCAAGTTTGATCCGCGCATCGGTCATTTGCACCTAGGTAACGACAGACAATGATTTACGCCATGCAGAGACCCTTATTCTCCCGCCAAAATGCAACCGACATAGGAAACCCCCTACACAACGTACGTCGTCAAACCCGACCATACCAATTCTCCCGCCAAACCATGCACTTAGCAAACCCTAGATACCATTGGCGACCAAAGTCATATTAACCCGACCATACTAATTCTTCGCCTCGAATGAAGTCATATTGAACACCCGTAGACCCTTCGCCTCAAATGCTCAAATTCTCACCCATCGGCCGCCACATCATCCGCCGCTACGGTGACATGGTCGGACACATCAGCCCTCGCGCCATGGTGGTTCCTTGAGGGGGGCACACATAGGTAGGTGGTCAACAATAGCTGGCAGTATTTGCATCCAGCCAAAAGAAATGAAGGGGAAAACGTTGGAAAGGAAGAAGGGTGAATGGTGTGAGTCCTCATCAGGCGTTCTACCCCAGCCTCCTCCCCCCCCCCTTCTTCTAATCTCCCATCCCctccccgctcctcctcctctatataccacaccatacaTACGCCGTAGTCTCTCTTCTCCACTCCTCTGATCACCAGCCGCCCCGCTCTTCGATCCCCGCCGATCCAACCCGGTACGTGCCTCGATCCGTCCGCCCAATCTCGCCTCCGCCCGCGCCTGATCGGATCAGGACCTCGCTCCGTCCCATCTCATGCTCTACAACTAGCCACATAGGACTATTTTCTTGGGTTCTTGATTCGTTCAAGCTTCCAGAATCTCACTCTGTTTTTCTCCGAATTTTTCCAGGTTTTTTCCTGGATTCGGTGCCCAGGAAACAAGGTCAGTCAAATCCGTTCCGTCCCGTCCCCTCCCGTCCCTGGAGAAATTTCCTTCCATTTTTATGTCTGCTAGATTTTCTGCCGTCGTTTCTGTTTGTGAATTACTTGATTTTTCAACAGAAGAAGCGGCTTTGCCTGATGTCTAGTGTCGCGACCCAGGAGGCGACGTCGGGTTCAGGGTCGGCCGCCAGCAGGAACAAACGCAAGTTTCGCGCCGAGCCGCCCTCCGGTGAGCTGGGCCCCTTCGGCCTCGAGTACCCACTCACGGCGGACTGCGTGGGGTTCGAGTTCATGTCACCTGAGAaggctgcggcggccgccgccgaggGTGCCAATCTGGACCTCATCCCCAGCGCGTGCGATGCCTGCAAAGGCATCCACGCCACGGCTGAGGAGCTATTGGAGTGTCAACGGTATGTGAATTGGAGTGACCCGAATGAGGCGCAGCTGGAGGAGATCCTTCTCAAGAGCCTGGATACCACCTTCGACAATGCTGTCGGTGTGATCACCACAATGGGCTACTCAGAGGCTGCTGCCCGGGCTGCGGTCGTGCGGGCAGCTGCGCAGTACAACTGGAGGGAGAGCCTTGCTGGGTTCGGCGAGGCAGCGGTCGAGGTGCTCAAGACCGAGGGGGACTTGCTACCTAGGGATGGCTCCTCCCTTGAGGACATGAGGAAGATTGAACAGGCTGTGCTCGGCACCTTGATTGGGGTGGTCAATGAGGCCCAGCCGTTCTACACCACAGGCGATGTCATGTTTTGCCTGCTCATGTCAGATATGAATGTTGCCCATGCCTGTACCATGGACTACAGCTCTGCTTCTCTTCCGGCGTTGGGTGCTCAAGTGATTGCACAACCAGTTGCCGGGAACGGCGAACCTGGCCCAAGTCCTGACCTTTCTGTTTCCATTACCCACCCACAGACTGGCATTACTTTCCGCGGAAAACTTACCCCAGTGCCACCTGGCTCTTACAATGCTGTGAAAGCTGATTCATCCACAACATCAGTGAGCCCCAATGTCCCAAATGGCAAGCCATCTACCTCTGCCAAGATGCATCCTGTGGTACCAAATGTTAAGCCAAAAGAACACACCTGCTGCTATGCCTGATCATTCAGAGGATCAACCATTTGTTGCTGCTGCGACGCAATCTGTCAAGGATGATAAGCCATTCCCTAGCAAGAGGGGAAGCTCTAAGAGGGATTCCTTGCACCGCCAGAAGTTGATGAGCTTTGATAAAAATTCCCGAGCATTGGGCTCTAAAGGATCTCTTAGGTCTGGCAAGCATAGCTCTTCTGCCATTGCAGCACTAGAGAGGAAGTGCAGGCCGCTTCCAGATTCTGCTACCTGCAGCTTGAAATGCCAATCAAAAATTGTAAAAGGCTTTGCTGCAAGCATGAAAGGCTCAGAATATGCAGTTGACCTTTCTTTTACTGCCACTGGTACCATTGCCTCTATTCCATCATTTGATGCCAAGACAACCAATAATGCTGACCCAGCATCAGCTGCTAGCACAGAATTGTCATTGTCATTGCCATTGCCTTTGCCTTCACCATCCTCAGGCGATGGTTCTgctccatctttgaatcaagattcTAATACTGAAGCTGTAGACCCTAGCAGCAAAATTAACTTTGCATATGATGAGGATCAGAAGGTCTGGGTTCCACAAGATAAGAAGGATGAAATGGTTTTGATTCTTGTCCAGAGGCAGAAAGAGTTGCAAGCACATATGCGGGATTGGAGGGACTGGGCTATGGAGAAGGTGATGCAGGTCACACGACGACTTgccaaggagaaggaggagcttCAGTCACTCCGGAGAGAGAAGGAAGAGGTCGACCGACTTCATGAGGAAAGGCACTGTCTGGTAGAGAGCGCTCGGAAGAAGCTTTTAGAGATGGAGTCTGCAATTTCCAGGTTAAGCGCTCAGCTGGATAAAGCAGATGCTTCCGCTCGTAGGCGCGAGGCTGAAAATGCACAACTTAGGGTACAGATGGAAGCTGCAAAGCGGCATGCGGCTGAGTCCGCAGCAAATTTTGTGGAGCTTTCAAAGAAGGATGAGAGCAGTCTTAAAAGGTCCCAGTATTGGGAATCTGAAAGATCCATGTTGCAAGAGCAGCTTGTAGCAGAAAAAAGCAAACTATCCCGGGTTCAGCAACAACTTCAGCATGCTAAAGAGAAGAAAGAACAACTGAAGGTACTTACTTCTTTACCTCTTCGTAATCTTCTAAATCTGAGTGAATAGTATCTATGAGACACATGCAAGTCACATAATTTGATGATGAATCTTTAATTGATGTGGTTCAGTTGATATATACTCCACAATTTTATCAGAAATGCTTAGCGCTGTTTAGATTGTTTTTGAGAGATTGCTGTTTTGATTTGTTGACTGCAAACAAAATTAAATTAAGCAGGAAAAGGTTAAACTTTGCATAAAATCTGATGTTAGCTCACATCAGAACTTCTAAATGTTAGGATGGATGTCTTCTCTTGTGTGTTATGTTTCCGCTTCATATTGAACTCTCCAGTATACCTTTAATGCATGTTGGTTTTTGGGTCAGTTTAATAGTATGCTCATGGTTATGCTAGTCATTTCATTTCCCTCCATGTTCTCTTATTTGGTTGCATTTCTTCCACCTTTCCATGCATACAATCTGGATAAGAAATAGTACATAATAAATGATAGCTGAACTGGTTGTCATGCTGTCAATGCCGTAATAACAATTAGTATTTCACATATAGCTGGCATTTGGCAAGTCCTTACATGCCAAATTTCAGGAAAGAAGCTTCTTGAGCCTTACACGTACATGTGTGTGCTTCATTAAACTCTAGCCTGTTAATCA from Lolium rigidum isolate FL_2022 chromosome 4, APGP_CSIRO_Lrig_0.1, whole genome shotgun sequence encodes the following:
- the LOC124708685 gene encoding LOW QUALITY PROTEIN: putative E3 ubiquitin-protein ligase RF298 (The sequence of the model RefSeq protein was modified relative to this genomic sequence to represent the inferred CDS: deleted 1 base in 1 codon), with the protein product MSSVATQEATSGSGSAASRNKRKFRAEPPSGELGPFGLEYPLTADCVGFEFMSPEKAAAAAAEGANLDLIPSACDACKGIHATAEELLECQRYVNWSDPNEAQLEEILLKSLDTTFDNAVGVITTMGYSEAAARAAVVRAAAQYNWRESLAGFGEAAVEVLKTEGDLLPRDGSSLEDMRKIEQAVLGTLIGVVNEAQPFYTTGDVMFCLLMSDMNVAHACTMDYSSASLPALGAQVIAQPVAGNGEPGPSPDLSVSITHPQTGITFRGKLTPVPPGSYNAVKADSSTTSVSPNVPNGKPSTSAKMHPVVPNVKPKEHPAAMPDHSEDQPFVAAATQSVKDDKPFPSKRGSSKRDSLHRQKLMSFDKNSRALGSKGSLRSGKHSSSAIAALERKCRPLPDSATCSLKCQSKIVKGFAASMKGSEYAVDLSFTATGTIASIPSFDAKTTNNADPASAASTELSLSLPLPLPSPSSGDGSAPSLNQDSNTEAVDPSSKINFAYDEDQKVWVPQDKKDEMVLILVQRQKELQAHMRDWRDWAMEKVMQVTRRLAKEKEELQSLRREKEEVDRLHEERHCLVESARKKLLEMESAISRLSAQLDKADASARRREAENAQLRVQMEAAKRHAAESAANFVELSKKDESSLKRSQYWESERSMLQEQLVAEKSKLSRVQQQLQHAKEKKEQLKVRWRQEEAGKTEAIAHVTSERKERGQIETSLRSEENFLHLKAENDMQRYKSEIRALEQQISQLKVSLDTSAAAAPKWNTDDKTRPSRLSEGRKNGNTQVLARVAASPALDIDLDDLQRDRECVMCLSEEMSVVFLPCAHQVVCAKCNELHAKQGMKECPSCRAHIQRRVCARPIGR